In Pelmatolapia mariae isolate MD_Pm_ZW linkage group LG2, Pm_UMD_F_2, whole genome shotgun sequence, one DNA window encodes the following:
- the LOC134633855 gene encoding signal-regulatory protein beta-2-like, producing MIVMWITMFFLHQGYSLVPVKTVQLGEAATLTCALPIKEFGSITVHWYKQSPGDGLKLIVTMSKSAPPEYSPEFSRKRFNVENANNFCNLTILKTVQEDEGIYHCGIAEWMYPIQWSETYLSVKGNTQMRSNYTVVQWPTVLDPLYPGESVTLQCSIISVFDKATCPEDLSVFWFRAGSNKSHPNIIYTDGNTHDKCENRSEAQKRCFYHFSKNISSSDAGTYYCAVDICGEILFGNGTALKLGMIFH from the exons ATGATTGTGATGTGGATTACAATGTTCTTTCTTCATCAAGGAT ATTCTCTGGTCCCAGTAAAAACTGTTCAGCTTGGTGAAGCAGCAACATTAACATGTGCTTTACCCATTAAAGAATTCGGCAGTATAACAGTCCACTGGTACAAGCAGAGTCCTGGAGATGGTCTTAAATTAATTGTGACAATGTCAAAATCAGCACCACCTGAATATAGTCCTGAATTTTCTAGAAAGAGATTTAATGTGGAAAATGCTAATAATTTTTGCAACCTGACCATTCTGAAGACAGTCCAAGAGGATGAGGGAATCTATCACTGTGGAATAGCTGAGTGGATGTATCCCATTCAGTGGAGTGAGACGTATTTGTCAGTAAAAG GAAATACTCAGATGAGATCAAACTATACTGTTGTTCAGTGGCCAACAGTATTAGACCCACTCTATCCAGGAGAATCAGTGACTCTACAATGTTCAATCATCTCTGTTTTTGACAAAGCAACATGTCCAGAAGATCTTAGTGTCTTTTGGTTCAGAGCCGGATCAAATAAATCTCATCCAAACATCATCTATACTGATGGAAATACACATGATAAATGTGAGAATCGATCTGAGGCTCAGAAGAGATGTTTTTATCACTTCTCTAAGAACATCAGCTCCTCTGATGCTGGGACTTACTACTGTGCTGTGGACATATGTGGGGAGATATTATTTGGAAATGGAACTGCATTGAAACTTGGTATGATTTTTCATTAA